The Corvus moneduloides isolate bCorMon1 chromosome 1, bCorMon1.pri, whole genome shotgun sequence nucleotide sequence TTTCTCATTCTGTGGTATCTGGGTGCCTTTACAGGACTGGGACATACCAGTGGAAACTGTAACTGGAAATTGTAATTTTGCACACTGGCAAAAAACCAGTGTGATGGCACAGGAGGAGCATTGACATTCATATTGAAATGCATTTAGTTGTAAAAAGAGTGTGTAAAACACAAATTTTAGACACATTTTACAAGCAAGGAAAGTATGCTGGTGGTAGTGGCTAAAACACACTTTGGGGGCCAGTGCCCGTGGTCATACAGAGAGGCATACAGAATCAGCAGTGGGCTCAGGGCCAGGACTTGTGTGTCCTGTGAAGGCTTTCACTGCTGGAGAGAAAAAGTCTCCAGTTTTTATCTCAGTAGATGGCCCACTTCATAGCCTTTGCCTTCAAAGAGAAATGCCCAGGACATCCCCAGCATCAGTGTTCTGTAGAACTTAAGAGCATGAAATGGATCTGATGGGCAGGAACATACCATTACAGTTGACACATTCCTTCACCTTGAGAGCTTTAACTCACATGTGTTCCCCATGTTCACTCTTCTCCTTACAGCCTTCCCACCACTGCTCTGCCATGTGGCATCCAATCTCCTGGACACCACGTGCCCAGTGGTCCCCAAACCACTTAAAGCTGGTCACTGTCTATGTCCTGATGCTCTTGATGTCGCTCAGCTTTGCTTCGGGACAGAGCAGGCCATTTAAGCATCAGATAGACAACAGAAGTAAGTATGATTCTCACCTGACATGGTGACCCCACAGTCTCTGCTGCACTGAGGGATCAGGGCTGGGCTGTCAGGCAAAGTTCAACAGCAAATCATGCAGGTGTTTCTATGGTGAAACCTTGGTGTGAGGCCCTGTGCTTCCATTTGCACTTGTCAGTACATATACAGAACCTCATGTCCTTCTCACAGCCCTTAATTAGCCAAGGCAAATAGCATTATTTTTGATAAATATCAGAGAAGACACTAATGTGCAGAGGATAGACAAGAAAATGTAAAGTGATATACATCAAATATTTAAGCACCAAATTTTCAGCTGTGTTCTGTAGACCTACACAACTACTTCTATATAATAAATAGAAAGCAAGGGCCGGAAGCTTAAGTTCATGTTACAGACATCTTCAATTCTGTCTGGGACTGTGAGCTGTCTGAAAGTCCAAATACAAGTGGTTAAAGTATCTATCTCCAGAGATGCTGAGAAGAACCGAGGGTAGCCAGGTGAGGGTGATACCATGTATCCCAAGTTAAAACTAGCACACAGTCCtaaagatttttcagaaaatcttaTCAAGAAATCTCATCTTCCCCCAAGGAGCACAGGCTGATAATTGTAGGTGGAGTAGAAGAGAGGGGTTGTGGAGAGTAAGGTGTCTGGGCTCCCCATTAAAGAGGACTAGAGATGTTGGGAACCTCAGGTTTTAGGTAGACAGGTGAAAAACAAGGAAGTTTCTTGGGTCTTGTGGAGCAGGAAGGCTGTTAAACACTGTACTGaaagatttaaaagatgtataTATGGAGAAATTTAAAggcaaagggatttttttctctgttcaagCATCAAAATTCACAAGGGAAAATCCTACTGCCTTGACTAAGACTTTCATGTGTCTGGGATGATATATAATGCACTTAAATTGTAATTTATTCCTGCTCTTGACAGTTGTCTAGCTCTGGAACAATTTGGCATTTCCTTAGGGTGGCATAATCTCCAGCATGTTTTAGAATTTCCCTGCTGCTATATCTTTAAATATACagtctttaatattttaaaatattctttttaatattacaGTCTTTTAATACAACTATAACTCCTCCCCACACCTGCTCCAAAACTGCACTAGACCCCAAAATAAGTAATGTGTCagaggtttaaaagaaaaaaaagtcatccaTGAAAACAACTTCTTAAGTGAACAAGAATTAACTTTTCGTGTTTACCTCTCATGTAGGAACCCCCTCTGCAATCCAGTGGATTTGTTAGCCTGTAGAAATAGTGTACCTGGTACCTACTGCAGAAAATTTTGATGGGCCCTTTGGCTTATATTAGAAATGCAGGTTGCATCCCAGAtggatgaaaattaattttgcatctGAATCTTCTTCCTTTGGGCTCTATACATGGAAAGTAACCCTCAAAGGCACCAGTAAGCAGTGTGTCTGGCTGTggcctttccctttttttccccatgggcTACAAGTAAGCTGTCTAACATCCTCAAGATGTTGAGGAAACGCTGCCTCCAAGTGCAGTGGTACATCCTCACTGACTGCTTTGAATTGCAGGTCCTGAGATCGACCCTTTTTGGTATGTGGGCCGTGGTGTTCGCCCCATCGGTCGCTTCGGGAAGAGGCAGCTGAGAAGCAGCCATGGCAGCCTGAGGCCTGTGAGCAGACACCTGGATTTCATCTTGAATGCTTTGTGGGAGCAAAAATTATTGGACACAGAGGACAATGACTGGTGATTTCTGTTCCCCAAGGTGGCAATTCAACCTCTGTTTTTTGAATTGTGCCCTCCCCTGCACCTCAGACCTACAGTTCTGCTTTTGCCTAGCAATCCCACGCTGctcttcttttctgcttctcgTGCAAGTACCTTCAAAAAGAAACATGTTCAGGGTGCAGGTAAAAGACAATGCATGGACActagcactgagtgccaccacagcttataaaaatgtttcttcattGTGCATCCCCATCAATCTCCTGATCCTGTTCGCTGCTAGGTTCACTGTTAGGTTTATCCAAAACCTACACGGCATTTGGGCTGGGATTTAAACTCTGCAGTGTTAAATGTATCATTTACATTTAAACCCTCCTGTCATATTTCAAGGTCAATGGCTGttaatatgtaaaaataaaaagcaatggctggaagaaagacaaaaggctCTTACCAATTTTTAATGTACCAGCATTAATGGCATGAAATGCTGGTTCTCTGTGTGTAGCTTTTATAGAGATTGTTAACATCCACTCCTAAGGATGTCTCCCTTCTGAAGTACCCACTGGCCCTTCATGATTCATCCTGTACTGCTGGAGGGATATTAATGAACAAAGAGGAGCTCCTATCAAAGAtaagtattttttccctgctgaagaaaaaaacaattggCTAATTGAACTTCTTGGAGTAGTTTTGTGCCTACTGCATATAACCATGCACCATTATccaaaaggggaaagggcctgaaTGAGTTGATTCCCTTTAAAACAATGTCTTTATTTCCAAGTACACTGTCTGAGCAAGCTAAACTCACTCTTTGAGGATCACAAGCCATGTACCATCGACTACATTAGTCCACATCAATAAGCCTGAAGATACAGCTCAATACCTATATTTATTCATGTTAATATAACTCTGTTGTATTACTTTTGTAAGAAGTGTTACTTACAATGTGTTTCATCTTGATTAATAACTGTTAGGAGGAATAATAGAGTTTAATCTATGATCTATATCCAAAAAAGATAATTTACAATTTAGGTAATAACAGATGGTTAAATCCAGGTCATGAATCATTCTGCAAAGGATAAACTTGAATGGACTTCCACTTCTAGTTGTGCTTTGTGAGAATTACTACTAAAATTGAATAATGGTTGAATTAACCATTGCAGACATTTTaatccttctttctctttttgcaaaCGGACTGTCAGCAAGGGATGGGTTTTTACTATAATAAGGGAGTTACTACCATTTATAATACAAGAAAGCTGTTAACCCAAAGTGTTACTTAAAACACACTAATTTTACTGAATGCTTTAATGGTGGAGAAAATATGctgataaatattttgattggCATTCATTGCTAGGAAGTGTGAGACCGAGGTTATCGGCAGGGTTCTTGCTCAGTTTTTGTAGCAATCCCAGAGAGAGATCAAGAAATTCTGCCTGAGAAACTGTGCTTGAGATGGTATTTCACCCAACAGACTCAATGGTTTGAAGAACAGCATCCAATGTTCCTAACAGGATTCCTCCCACCCCAATCCTAGAGGAGGAGGTGTGAACCTGGCGTGCCCCCTTGCCCTCGGCAAACCCCGGCACCTCTGTGGAGATGCCCATGTCCTGGGTGTGACGGTGTCACTCGTGGACAGGCAGTGCATCAGCACTGTGTGTGGCTGTGGGTTCTGCACGCTTCTGGGCCAAAGTGCACACAAATCCAAACAACAGAGAAgaactttttggttttctttatgaATCAAGTAATTGAAAAGGCATTCTTTTCATAAATCGCTTTTACTCTTTTATAATTTCTCTTGACAATAATTCTTGGTGAGTATGCAGATAACAACAGCAAGGCAAGCTTAATATTCACTCAGACTTCATCAAATAGGTCATATAGTCTTCATTTTACCcattaaaatatcttcatttataaaaattaatctaaatataaatattaacaCTAAAGATTGAAATCACTTGATGACAAAATAATTCTTTGTATGCTATAACATAtgcttttatgattttttttaaaacagtaaatTATATCTTTGCACGTATTTGGCACAATAAACATTTGTAAAAATTCAAATGCCTTAGAgcaggtgggatttttttttaagttttttttttttttttgcaatgccTACACAGTACACATTTGTCTGTCAAAGAAG carries:
- the PRLH gene encoding prolactin-releasing peptide, producing MWHPISWTPRAQWSPNHLKLVTVYVLMLLMSLSFASGQSRPFKHQIDNRSPEIDPFWYVGRGVRPIGRFGKRQLRSSHGSLRPVSRHLDFILNALWEQKLLDTEDNDW